From a region of the Vanrija pseudolonga chromosome 2, complete sequence genome:
- the Map3k7 gene encoding Mitogen-activated protein kinase kinase kinase 7 yields the protein MAKLKHLWYYGGDADEQALVIVDGVLYQIPYVVNSKGEEIMNEELPLPTLSPEPAGIHVEADGTARPLTSEEVAALKTKYFLDREGHEKQAAEIDAAYEREAAEAVATDVFQSLPVIADADETKYYLKAPRSGKEIRNLLKAQGLPHVVQLVGRTADKVVLVRAGSDFGRTFFRPDVEYPGPATHRLWAIDLADGLSALHAKDIFHRDITVFNALVDGDRATLCDLEAGPTSKAVIAPEVFTHGNEAFTDKSEVFALGALLWCFTQQSAPRPYRARYLERTGQFGSLIDRCLQVDPAKRPTAAELAQLLREEKAGEANGTKGV from the coding sequence atggccaagctcaagcacCTGTGGTACTACGGAGGCGATGCCGATGAACAGGCTTTGGTgatcgtcgacggcgtcttGTACCAGATCCCCTACGTCGTCAACTcgaagggcgaggagatcATGAACGAGGAGCTGCCACTCCCCACTCTGTCCCCCGAACCGGCCGGTATCCacgtcgaggcggacggCACCGCACGCCCGTTGACTagcgaggaggtggcggcgctcAAGACCAAGTACTTTCTGGATAGGGAGGGCCACGAGAAGCAGGCTGCCGAAATCGACGCCGCATACGAGAGGGAAGCAGCTGAAGCCGTCGCGACAGACGTGTTCCAGTCGCTCCCTgtcatcgccgacgccgacgagacaAAGTACTACCTCAAGGCGCCGCGATCTGGCAAGGAGATCCGCAACCTCCTCAAGGCCCAAGGCCTGCCGCACGTAGTCCAACTCGTCGGCCGAAcggccgacaaggtcgtgCTCGTCAGGGCCGGCTCGGACTTTGGACGCACCTTCTTCCGGCCAGACGTCGAGTACCCAGGCCCCGCAACGCACCGGCTCTGGGCGATCGACCTCGCAGACGGACTGTCGGCGCTGCACGCCAAGGATATCTTCCACCGCGACATCACGGTGTTCAACGCGCTTGTTGACGGGGATCGTGCCACCCTGTGCGACCTGGAGGCTGGCCCGACGAGCAAGGCGGTCATCGCGCCCGAGGTGTTCACCCACGGCAACGAGGCATTCACCGACAAGTCCGAAGTCTTCGCCCTTGGGGCCCTGCTGTGGTGCTTCACACAGCAGAGTGCACCGCGCCCGTACCGTGCGCGATACTTGGAGCGCACGGGACAGTTTGGATCGCTCATTGACCGCTGCCTTCAGGTCGACCCGGCCAAGCGGCCCACGGCTGCCGAGCTTGCTCAGCTTTTacgcgaggagaaggccggcgaggcgaACGGGACTAAGGGGGTGTAG
- the man9_1 gene encoding Beta-mannosidase B, translating into MTIQRKADTKTTLTNGWSFSQVKSAAFPDAAEEWVECAVPTGVHVELERAGKIPDVFKGLAEWDVQWIQEADWTFKTTFDADALQQAATGADLVFDGLDTYCTVLLNGEVLASTSNMFHEHRVAVAGKLKDHNSLELRFASPWYAAKAAEAAHGGPRPVSNGDSCRLYSRKAQYGWGWDWGPIVMTVGPWRDVRFETYEYTIRELRVDAVLGGDVFDQPSLSVHELEIEPQLPTDARVVYTLTSSDGAVVKQEILPHGELASWDLAGTVEAWYPIHYGKQPLYSLHVAVINGNGDELASTSQRVAFRDVQIIQAPLDGAEGTSFVFQVNGVRVFCGGSNWIPADSYLTNITPERYRAWVDLLVAGNQNMLRVWGGGVYEPDVLYDACDEAGVLVWQDFMFGCGVYPAFKDMIRSVQAEAESVVKRLRPHPSVVIFAGNNEDYQVAEEAGLVDYDDNSGEYLNTGFPARHFYEVLLPEVVRRLSNVFYWPGSPYGGKVCGDLTVGDQHQWNVWHGTQEPWANWDKLAGRFVSEFGMQGYPDIRTVREWFAPGQEKDQWFPQSTVSTQHNKATGFERRLELYLMENFRHAFDMESYIFYTQIMQAECLAAAYRLWRRNWKGKGKEYTAGALVWQINDCWPCVSWAICDYYLRPKPSYFAIARELRPYTVGMTRKEIKTPRDSTTAAFYTIRHEIELWGCNSTLEVKNATVELVSFDLHDGLVDRREFTVVLHPNASTEIWKGDVPGQPVLTSLSQTPRPIVVQAILRDGDSVLARYSNWPEPWKSLTFPEAKLKLAVKGDEVTVSAEKPIKGLVLDVEGDAEVQWSDQALDIMPGDPQVVVAKGLNGRKVTARYLGDGSA; encoded by the exons ATGACTATccagcgcaaggccgacacCAAGACGACGCTCACGAACGGATGGTCGTTCTCGCAGGTCAAGTCGGCGGCATTCCctgatgccgccgaggagtgGGTCGAGTGTGCTGTCCCGACCGGCGTGCATGTCGAACTTGAGCGCGCGGGCAAGATTCCAGACGTGTTCAAGGGCCTCGCAGAGTGGGACGTGCAAT GGATCCAAGAGGCCGACTGGACGTTCAAGACGACgtttgacgccgacgcgctaCAGCAGGCCGCGACAGGCGCCGACCTGGTTTTCGATGGCCTGGACACGTATTGCACCGTCTTGTTGAATGGCGAGGTACTTGCATCCACGTCAAACATGTTCCACGAGCaccgtgtcgccgtcgccggcaagctcaaggaccaCAACTCGCTAGAGTTGCGCTTCGCCTCGCCGTGGTACGctgccaaggcggccgaggcggcgcacggcggcccACGTCCCGTGTCCAACGGCGACTCGTGCCGCCTCTACTCGCGTAAGGCGCAGTAcgggtgggggtgggacTGGGGACCGATTGTGATGACTGTCGGCCCGTGGCGCGACGTGCGCTTCGAGACGTACGAGTATACCATCCGCGAGTTGCGTGTCGACGCAGTGCTCGGCGGAGACGTGTTCGACCAACCCTCGCTTTCTGTGCACGAGCTTGAGATCGAGCCCCAGCTACCGACCGACGCGAGGGTCGTGTACACGCTCACCAGCTCGGACGGAGCAGTTGTCAAACAGGAGATTCTTCCGCATGGCGAGCTCGCCTCGTGGGATCTCGCCGGCACCGTGGAGGCATGGTACCCCATCCACTACGGCAAGCAGCCGCTCTACTCGCTCCACGTCGCGGTCATCAATGGCAACGGGGACGAACTGGCAAGCACGTCTCAACGCGTTGCCTTCCGTGACGTCCAGATCATCCAAGCCCCGCTCGACGGGGCGGAGGGCACATCCTTCGTCTTCCAGGTCaacggcgtgcgcgtgttcTGCGGCGGCTCGAACTGGATCCCCGCCGACTCGTACCTCACCAACATCACGCCTGAGCGGTACCGTGCCTGggtcgacctgctcgtcgcAGGCAACCAGAACATGCTCCGAGTGTGGGGTGGAGGCGTGTACGAGCCCGACGTGCTGTACGACGCgtgcgacgaggccggcgtgctGGTCTGGCAGGACTTCATGTTCGGCTGCGGCGTCTACCCCGCGTTCAAGGACATGATCAGGAGCGTGCAGGCCGAAGCTGAGTCTGTGGTCAAGCGGCTGCGCCCGCACCCATCGGTCGTGATCTTTGCTGGTAACAACGAGGACTAtcaggtcgccgaggaggccgggcTGGTCGACTACGACGACAACAGCGGCGAGTACCTCAACACGGGGTTCCCAGC GCGTCACTTCTACGAGGTGCTCCTCCCCGAAGTCGTTCGCCGCCTCAGCAACGTCTTCTACTGGCCCGGCTCGCCCTACGGCGGCAAGGTGTGCGGCGACCTGACCGTCGGCGACCAGCACCAGTGGAACGTATGGCATGGCACCCAGGAGCCCTGGGCGAACTGGGACAAGCTCGCCGGCCGCTTCGTCTCCGAGTTTGGCATGCAGGGCTACCCCGATATCCGCACTGTGCGCGAGTGGTTCGCGCCAGGCCAAGAGAAGGACCAGTGGTTCCCCCAGTCGACCGTCAGCACGCAGCACAACAAGGCGACCGGGttcgagcgccgcctcgagctgtACCTCATGGAAAACTTCCGTCACGCCTTCGACATGGAGAGCTACATCTTCTACACGCAGATCATGCAGGCCGAgtgcctcgccgcggcgtacCGGCTGTGGCGCCGTAACtggaagggcaagggcaaggagtACACAGCCGGCGCGTTGGTCTGGCAGATTAACGACTGCTGGCCGTGCGTGTCTTGGGCAATCTGCGACTACTACCTGAGGCCGAAGCCATCGTACTTTGCGATCGCGCGTGAGCTGCGACCGTACACCGTGGGC ATGACCCGCAAGGAGATCAAGacgccgcgcgactcgacCACGGCCGCGTTCTACACCATCCGACACGAGATCGAGCTGTGGGGCTGCAACTCGACGCTCGAGGTGAAGAACGCGACTGTCGAGCTGGTGTCGTTCGACCTGCACGACGGCCTGGTCGACAGGCGCGAGTTCACTGTCGTGCTGCACCCTAACGCGTCGACCGAGATCTGGAAGGGCGACGTCCCAGGCCAGCCGGTCCTCACGAGCCTGTCCCAGACCCCGCGCCCGATCGTCGTCCAGGCCAtcctgcgcgacggcgacagcgtcCTCGCGCGCTACTCCAACTGGCCTGAGCCATGGAAGTCGCTCACGTTCCCGGAGGCCAAGCTGAAGCTCGCggtcaagggcgacgaggtgaccgtcagcgccgagaaGCCGATCAAGggcctcgtgctcgacgtcgagggtgacgccgaggtgcagTGGTCCGACCAGGCGCTGGATATCATGCCTGGTGACCCGCAGGTCGTCGTGGCCAAGGGGCTCAACGGGCGCAAGGTCACCGCGAGgtacctcggcgacgggagCGCGTGA
- the priB_19 gene encoding Protein priB: MPPVGRLSSASLEDSASGDGARGRAKLACKECRAIKVRCVRPPGSETLPCTRCSRCGLDCHDPPVIKRKGRPPNALRAVAARAPVVTTQLSATQPRQSDARSEPLHRPQPPMASMGPAAITVPPERSGPSAQVAGPSSAGSRGFPSSESPATTVSPAVPGASPSVSRSRTRILRMSEYLDPNDREQAPPVASLWANAPGRPQREAPRRMVEEELNEGSDRDDPVSLRALSEVEANYLVQQFHDRLNPLIAILDPQLHTLNFLRTTSTVLLSAVVATASKFFRSDLHPVLISHARTLLDRAIQTGAFDAGVIQALLIHTYFKEPEDTSGWFKVGMALRIAYSMFWHIPRTEPLPENDDEARDLLNAERTWLAMFSFDRGQSHLHGLPTTIKLNQFRDPEIWAREHLHLGHTVDMHIACSIQFCQLDDHWVELCEMKNANPEYLEHATETLARQLDAFENKWFNKNALPPGFNYEHELAVLWSVLDFKFMLKRYRYDRAPHDLLRLDDCLHVSSNIIDVIDQLANNGMLEIMQDSAIVKSSALVVFCRKVFAVATHSQQSYILTILHRMLVSHAKVTSADGKSALDYVSRFIRRVLSVLGTEGQATDQIPELPVTQAIADASLGADIQFFESLGLSELIGMWNQVGDDFASQRSPMPIGDVFPTRDMFG, from the exons ATGCCACCGGTAGGACGGTTATCATCGGCTTCATTGGAAGACAGTGCtagcggcgacggcgctcggGGCCGCGCCAAGCTTGC CTGCAAGGAGTGCCGGGCCATCAAG GTCCGATGTGTGCGCCCTCCTGGGAGCGAGACTCTGCCGTGCACGCGATGTA GTCGATGCGGGCTTGATTGCCATGACCCGCCGGTGATCAAGCGCAAAGGTCGTCCGCCCAACGCGCT GAGAGCAGTCGCGgcccgcgcgcccgtcgtcaCTACCCAGCTGTCGGCTACCCAGCCACGGCAATCGGACGCTCGAAGCGAGCCGCTCCATCGTCCGCAGCCACCCATGGCCTCCATGGGCCCCGCAGCGATCACGGTGCCCCCGGAGCGTAGCGGGCCCTCGGCCCAGGTAGCAGGACCGTCGAGCGCTGGCTCGCGCGGCTTcccgtcgtccgagtcgccggcgacgacggtaTCCCCTGCCGTTcccggcgcgtcgccgtccgtgTCACGAAGCCGCACGCGCATCCTCCGGATGTCAGAGTACTTGGACCCCAACGACCGCGAGCAGGCACCGCCTGTGGCTTCGCTGTGGGCCAACGCGCCGGGCCGGCCGCAGCGAGAGGCCCCCCGCCGCATGGTGGAAGAGGAGTTGAACGAGGGGAGCGACAGGGATGACCCTG TGTCCCTCCGCGCTCTCAGTGAGGTCGAGGCGAATTATCTTGTGCAGCA ATTCCATGATCGCCTGAACCCCTTGATCGCCATTCTTGATCCACAGC TGCACACACTCAACTTTCTGCGCACAACGTCCACCGTGCTGCTGTCAGCCGTTGTGGCTACCGCGTCCAAGTTCTTCCGCAGTGACCTGCACCCCGTTTTGATATCTCATGCGCGGACGTTGCTCGACCGGGCCATCCAGACTGGGGCCTTTGATGCTGGTGTCATCCAAGCATTGCTCATCCACACGTACTTCAAGGAGCCTGAAGACACGAGTGGGTGGTTTAAGGTTGGGATGGCGCTTCGCATTGCGTACAGCATGTTCTGGCATATCCCCAGGACAGAGCCATTGCCagagaacgacgacgaggcaagGGACCTACTG AATGCGGAACGAACGTGGCTGGCCATGTTCTCGTTCGACAGGGGACAGTCACACCTGCATGGGCTGCCAACGACCATCAAGCTGAACCAGTTTCGAGAT CCCGAGATCTGGGCCCGCGAACACCTGCACCTCGGTCATACAGTAGACATGCACATTGCATGTAGCATTCA ATTCtgccagctcgacgaccactGGGTCGAGCTGTGCGAGATGAAGAATGCCAACCCCGAGTACCTTGAGCACGCGACCGAGACCCTCGCGCGGCAACTGGACGCGTTCGAAAACAAGTGGTTCAACAAGAACG CCCTCCCTCCGGGCTTCAACTatgagcacgagctcgccgtgctctGGTCGGTGCTCGACTTCAAGTTCATGCTCAAGCGATACCGTTACGACCGGGCTCCTCACGACCttctccgcctcgacgactgCCTGCATGTGTCCTCAAACATCATCGACGTGATTGACCAGCTGGCCAACAACGGCATGCTCGAGATCATGCAGGACTCGGCCATCGTcaagtcgtcggcgctggtggtgttCTGTCGCAAG GTGTTTGCCGTCGCGACCCACTCGCAGCAGTCGTACATCCTCACCATACTCCACCGCATGCTGGTATCACATGCCAAAGTCACGAGCGCGGACGGCAAGTCTGCGCTCGACTACGTCTCGCGATTCATTCGGCGTGTGCTCAGCGTGCTTGGCACAGAGGGGCAGGCGACCGACCAGATCCCCGAGCTGCCCGTGACCCAGGCGATTGCCGACGCGTCGTTAGGCGCCGATATTCAGTTTTTCGAATCGCTCGGCCTG AGCGAGCTCATTGGAATGTGGAATCAGGTGGGAGACGACTTTGCCAGCCAGAG ATCCCCGATGCCGATTGGAGACGTTTTCCCGACTCGTGACATGTTTGGATAG
- the LAC12_19 gene encoding Lactose permease, translated as MGSPPDSYTPTDEKLADFKVDVSHHDNEHDIRHIMETSDIPRWSKSSIQLYVAIFCACCCAFANGYDGSLMTAIEAMPHFQKTFGVGTTGPIISVIFSMYTVGSMLFAPVGAVVSDRYGRRVCMAAGAATVILGMVVMAPSKHIAQFIVGRFILGAGIAMCVVAAPAYSMEIAPPQWRGRATGIYNCGWFGGSIPASLICFGTNYIDSNMSWRIPVILQAALALLVIILAPFIPESPRFLMAQGREEEAREFLIKYHGNGNPDSALVNFEIKEMKASIDLDGIDKRWWDYRPLFLSRGGRWRMSQVLMISIFGQFSGNGLGYFNTVIFSNIGVKSVPQQLGYNVLNQAISATCALTAATLTDRMPRRFILPLGTLLCAVFLGINSGLSAVLDNQTKKDSANISKAVGQGALAAYFLFNCIFSFTYTPLQGVVPVESLTTTMRAKGLALSGFMVSGIGFINLFAGPIGLHNLGYKYIYVFVGWDVFEAIMWYFFAVESCGRTLEELDWIYEQPNPVRASKDVAAGRKKIVVQDGGFTA; from the exons ATGGGCAGCCCTCCCGACTCTTACACCCCCAccgacgagaagctcgccgacTTCAAGGTCGACGTCTCGCACCATGACAACGAG CATGACATTCGTCACATCATGGAGACGTCCGACATCCCGCGTTGGAGCAAGTCGAGCATCCAACTATACG tCGCAATCTTCTGTGCATGCTGCTGTGCCTTTGCGAACGGCTACGACGGCTCGCTCATGACCGCCATCGAGGCCATGCCGCACTTCCAGAAGACCTTTGGTGTCGGCACCACTGGCCCGATCATCAGCGTGATCTTCTCCATGTACACCGTCGGCTCGATGCTCTTCGCCCCTGTGGGGGCTGTGGTTTCCGACCGCTACGGACGCCGTGTGTGCATGGCTGCTGGTGCGGCGACTGTCATTTTGGGCATGGTCGTCATGGCGCCGTCCAAGCACATTGCCCAA TTCATCGTTGGCAGGTTTATCCTCGGTGCAGGAATTGCCATGTGTGTGGTGGCTGCTCCTGCCTACAGCATGG AAATCGCCCCTCCCCAGTGGCGTGGCCGTGCGACCGGTATC TACAATTGCGGCTGGTTTGGAGGCAGTATCCCCGCCTCGCTCATCTGCTTCGGCACAAACTACATCGACTCGAACATGTCGTGGCGCATCCCCGTCATCCtgcaggccgcgctcgcgctcctcgtcatcattTTGGCGCCGTTTAtccccgagtcgccgcgCTTCCTCATGGCACagggccgcgaggaggaggcacgCGAGTTCTTGATCAAGTAccacggcaacggcaacccCGACTCTGCGCTCGTCAACTTTGAGATCAAGGAAATGAAGGCGAGCATCGACTTGGACGGCATCGACAAGCGCTGGTGGGACTACCGCCCCCTGTTCCtcagccgcggcggccgttgGCGTATGTCGCAGG TCCTCATGATCTCCATCTTTGGCCAGTTCTCAGGCAACGGCCTGGGCTACTTCAACACGGTCATCTTCTCCAACATTGGCGTCAAGTCTGTGCCCCAGCAGCTGGGTTACAATGTCCTGAACCAGGCCATTTCGGCGACATGTGCCCTCACTGCTGCGACGCTCACCGACCGTATGCCACGTCGGTTCATCCTcccgctcggcacgctcctGTGTGCCGTGTTCCTCGGCATCAACTCTGGTCTCtcggccgtgctcgacaaCCAGACTAAGAAGGACAGTGCCAACATTTCCAAGGCGGTCGGCCagggcgccctcgccgcgtaCTTCCTGTTCAACTGCATCTTCTCCTTCACCTACACGCCTCTCCAGGGTGTGGTGCCGGTCGAGTCACTGACTACGACAATGCGCGCAAAGGGCCTCGCTCTGTCCGGCTTCATGGTCTCGGGCATTGGCTTCATCAACCTCTTCGCCGGCCCCATCGGCCTCCACAACCTCGGCTACAAGTACATCTACGTGTTCGTCGGCTGGGACGTGTTCGAGGCCATCATGTGGTACTTCTTTGCTGTTGAGTCGTGCGGAcgcacgctcgaggagcttgacTGGATCTATGAGCAGCCGAACCCGGTGCGCGCTTCCAAGGATGTCGCCGCGGGCCGCAAGAAGATTGTTGTGCAGGACGGTGGATTCACGGCCTAG
- the SPCC1494.01_2 gene encoding UPF0676 protein: MSLPDINGHSIQVLPKDAPKDFAALLSSPPRPAMTLRQQPPSPKLPSGVETEVTDYVTAKHFDSAYNDDGGVLTKPGGKGKGKALIDTPIDDTPDEYEPVEYARLPDDDSDEEELHDRLPAHSPTSPVLLTPASPSVNGSSGGAFIQPRQQQLHVKTTSATLSDLATMFPETPVTAIEDVLRRVGESHREEAVDALIKLERERQGSSSTAKSPFDDPDKSNAASSSSRANARQPASPTSPTPSSPSSPSSPRVRFHESTQPTSPGGITAASYNSAAKGIRILAGKFPDMDRAALATVLASYDNNVEEAEKAIREEKMVDATRPRISEDGASQNAAVYLAMNPPGPQEDGLAVLSSFFPNIKVSWLEGVLDSTYGNVPAAAQLVSVYEEERLRGSLPRHGQNGKNVSAYLANREKKDKKEGSKWKLWKKDDKAAKRASVPPPFTSRNDSDKGKYAPLGGAPSPSQASPPQAPPIPPNPEVRAQAIENLSAMFPDASSDSIGVVLDSVNGRVDQALEILLRNQTEEEQRQGTYGSSVYLFDNVSSRVMSIPTISLHDFEARRQVILAELMSAATDVGFFTLSNHGISQQDIAAAFELSRAFFALDDEVKAKTALNGKNAGWEKNTQVRPSTGTADQKESMQLQFARMEGLWPADEDVDGFQARATKFMHQVQELSVRVMECFAEGLGLSLDTFTVGTVDTEGAGDPQNVLRLLHYHSVEGKSFGPNFWRAGAHADFDILTMLFQRDGEGGLEVCPGRVVVDDYGMGAAWLPVEARSDRIVCNIGDQLMRWSDDRLKSTYHRVRLPVGDEPRGDRYSIAFFNQARGGVIIQGPGKKYPAITGAQFIADALARNRMQSAAVAERARLVDAEQVATEVHFVPAHLKAAA, encoded by the exons ATGAGCCTGCCGGATATAAATGGGCACAGCATCCAAGTCCTCCCCAAGGATGCTCCCAAGGACTTTGCAGCATTgctctcgtcgccaccgaggCCAGCGATGACATTGAGGCAGCAACCGCCATCACCCAAGCTTCCCAGCGGAGTCGAAACCGAGGTGACCGACTATGTCACTGCCAAGCACTTCGATTCGGCCTataacgacgacggcggcgtgctgacCAAGCCTGGCGGCAaaggcaagggcaaggcgctgATCGACACTCCCATCGACGACACGCCCGACGAGTACGAGCCCGTCGAGTATGCAAGGCtacccgacgacgacagcgacgaggaggagctccATGACCGGCTGCCCGCCCACAGCCCTACGTCGCCTGTGCTCTTGACACCTGCTTCGCCGAGCGTCAACGGGTCGTCAGGCGGGGCCTTCATCCagccgcgccagcagcagttGCACGTCaagacgacctcggcgacgctgTCCGACCTCGCGACCATGTTCCCCGAAACGCCAGTGACTGCCATCGAGGATGttctgcgccgcgtcggcgagtcgCACCGCGAGGAAGCGGTCGACGCCTTGATCAAGCTCGAGCGGGAGCGCCAAGGATCGAGCTCGACTGCCAAGTCGCCCTTTGATGACCCCGACAAGTCGaacgccgcctcctcgtcgagtcgTGCCAACGCTCGGCAGCCGGCGTCACCCacatcgccgacgccctcgagcccaTCGTCCCCGTCCTCGCCCCGGGTGAGGTTCCACGAGTCGACCCAGCCCACGTCCCCGGGCGGGatcacggcggcgagctACAACAGTGCGGCAAAGGGCATCcgcatcctcgccggcaAGTTTCCCGACAtggaccgcgccgcgctggcaaCCGTCCTGGCGAGTTACGATAacaacgtcgaggaggctgagAAGGCCATCAGGGAGGAGAAGATGGTCGACGCCACGCGCCCGCGGATCAGCGAGGACGGTGCGAGCCAAAACGCTGCCGTCTACCTCGCCATGAACCCTCCTGGCCCGCAGGAGGATGGTCTCGCCGTGCTCTCGAGCTTCTTCCCCAACATCAAGGTGTCGTGGCTTGAAGGCGTCCTCGACTCGACCTACGGCAATgtgcctgccgccgctcagCTGGTGAGCGTgtacgaggaggagcgactGCGCGGCAGCCTGCCTCGTCACGGCCAGAACGGGAAGAACGTCTCCGCGTACCTCGCCAACCgggagaagaaggacaagaaggagggGTCAAAGTGGAAGCTgtggaagaaggacgacaaggccgcAAAGCGGGCGTCTGTACCGCCGCCGTTCACGAGTCGCAATGATAGCGACAAGGGCAAGTACGCGCCGTTGGGCGGAgctccctcgccgtcccagGCATCGCCACCGCAGGCCCCACCCATCCCCCCCAACCCCGAGGTCCGCGCCCAGGCCATCGAAAACCTCTCGGCCATGTTCCCCGACGCGAGTTCGGACTCGATCGGCGTCGTCCTGGACAGCGTCAacgggcgcgtcgaccaGGCGCTCGAGATCCTCCTGCGTAACcagaccgaggaggagcagaggCAGGGGA CATATGGTTCGAGCGTGTATCTGTTCGACAATGTCTCATCGCGCGTCATGTCCATCCCCACCATCTCGCTGCATGACTTtgaggcgcggcgccaagTGATCTTGGCCGAGCTCATGTCGGCCGCGACCGACGTCGGCTTCTTCACCCTGTCCAACCACGGCATATCGCAGCAAGACATCGCAGCTGCGTTCGAGCTGTCCCGCGCATTCTTTgcactcgacgacgaggtcaaggccaaAACTGCACTCAATGGCAAGAATGCCGGCTGGGAGAAGAATACGCAGGTGCGACCgagcaccggcaccgccgacCAGAAGGAGAGCATGCAGCTCCAGTTTGCGCGCATGGAAGGGCTATGGCCTGCCGATGAGGATGTCGACGGGTTccaggcgcgcgcgaccaAGTTCATGCACCAGGTTCAGGA GCTGTCTGTTCGGGTCATGGAGTGCTTTGCCGAGGGTCTGGGTCTGTCCCTCGACACGTTCACTGTCGGCACAGTTGACACGGAGGGTGCGGGCGACCCGCAGAACGTCCTCCGCCTTCTGCACTACCACAGTGTCGAGGGCAAGTCCTTTGGTCCCAACTTCTGGCGTGCAGGTGCCCATGCCGACTTTGACATCCTAACAATG CTGTTCCAACGCGACGGGGAAGGAGGGCTCGAAGTATGCCCCGGCCGCGTAGTGGTCGACGACTACGGGATGGGTGCGGCATGGCTGCCCGTCGAGGCGCGGTCCGACCGCATCGTGTGCAACATCGGCGACCAGCTCATGCGCTGGTCCGACGATCGACTCAAGAGCACGTATCATCGTGTGCGGCTGCCGGTGGGAGATGAGCCGCGCGGGGACAGGTACAGCATCGCGTTCTTCAACCAGGCGCGTGGGGGCGTGATCATCCAAGGCCCTGGGAAGAAGTACCCTGCTATT ACTGGCGCCCAGttcatcgccgacgcgctcgcccggAACCGCATGCAgtctgctgctgttgctgagAGGGCTCGCCTGGTCGACGCTGAGCAGGTGGCTACCGAGGTTCACTTTGTCCCTGCCCACTTGAAGGCCGCTGCGTGA